The following coding sequences lie in one Salarias fasciatus chromosome 7 unlocalized genomic scaffold, fSalaFa1.1 super_scaffold_4, whole genome shotgun sequence genomic window:
- the LOC115383046 gene encoding heat shock protein 30-like, translating into MLCSHGLQPVLSPFVDVYLPVRSLRPEVRPLLHQQHLLQRNLQELLGSLQLMDRLQHNFLEQTEPFQTSVALQPASYQLDKEGDHFGLTLDARGFSPEELSVRQVGRKLRVSGKTEKKQEDGKGWSSYRLQEFRQEFDLPEGTSPEAVTCCLSPDGKLHIQAAKTPAEEVERELTIRRSSEEETQHSVCSQAEDSSTHTHNDTQDKPEHMD; encoded by the coding sequence ATGCTGTGCTCTCATGGACTCCAGCCCGTCCTCAGTCCATTCGTGGACGTCTACCTGCCTGTGCGCAGTCTGCGGCCAGAGGTCAGacctctgctccaccagcagcatctCCTGCAGAGGAACCTCCAGGAGCTGCTCGGCAGTCTGCAGCTGATGGACAGACTTCAACACAACTTCCTGGAGCAGACGGAGCCTTTCCAAACCAGCGTGGCCCTACAACCAGCCTCCTACCAGCTGGACAAAGAGGGGGATCACTTCGGCCTGACCCTGGATGCTCGAGGCTTCTCCCCAGAGGAGCTGTCTGTCAGGCAGGTGGGCAGGAAGCTGAGAGTTAGCGGGAAGACggagaagaagcaggaggacgGGAAAGGCTGGTCCTCTTACAGGCTGCAGGAGTTCAGACAGGAGTTTGATCTGCCTGAAGGGACCAGCCCTGAAGCCGTCACCTGCTGCCTGTCTCCAGACGGAAAGCTCCACATCCAGGCAGCCAAGACTcctgctgaggaggtggagagagagctgacgatcaggaggagctccgaggaggaaacacagcacagtgtgtgttcacaggctgaagacagcagcacacacacacacaacgacacGCAGGACAAACCTGAACACATGGACTGA
- the LOC115382715 gene encoding heat shock protein 30-like, giving the protein MLCSHGLQPVLSPFVDVYLPVRSLQPEVRPLLHQQHLLQRNLQELLGSLQLMDRLQHNFLEQTEPFQTSVALQPASYQLDKEGDHFGLTLDARGFSPEELSVRQVGRKLRVSGKTEKKQEDGKGWSSYRLQEFRQEFDLPEGTNPEAVTCCLSPDGKLHIQAAKTPAEEVERELTIRRSSEEETQHSVCSQAEDSSTHTHNDTQDKPEHMD; this is encoded by the coding sequence ATGCTGTGCTCTCATGGACTCCAGCCCGTCCTCAGTCCATTCGTGGACGTCTACCTGCCTGTACGCAGTCTGCAGCCAGAGGTCAGacctctgctccaccagcagcatctCCTGCAGAGGAACCTCCAGGAGCTGCTCGGCAGTCTGCAGCTGATGGACAGACTTCAACACAACTTCCTGGAGCAGACGGAGCCTTTCCAAACCAGCGTGGCCCTACAACCAGCCTCCTACCAGCTGGACAAAGAGGGGGATCACTTCGGCCTGACCCTGGACGCTCGAGGCTTCTCCCCAGAGGAGCTGTCTGTCAGGCAAGTGGGCAGGAAGCTGAGAGTCAGCGGGAAGACggagaagaagcaggaggacgGGAAAGGCTGGTCCTCTTACAGGCTGCAGGAGTTCAGACAGGAGTTTGATCTGCCTGAAGGGACCAACCCTGAAGCCGTCACCTGCTGCCTGTCTCCAGACGGAAAGCTCCACATCCAGGCAGCCAAGACTcctgctgaggaggtggagagagagctgacgatcaggaggagctccgaggaggaaacacagcacagtgtgtgttcacaggctgaagacagcagcacacacacacacaacgacacGCAGGACAAACCTGAACACATGGACTGA
- the LOC115382714 gene encoding N-acetyllactosaminide beta-1,3-N-acetylglucosaminyltransferase 2 isoform X1, translating to MQVCFWVVYLQAMGKCCKCNGRLLCMCLLPCMMTGHLVIYIMVSIFITISYTPPKITVHYVAPGISSNTSSMASHPLGPFWNLRLEDSALWNQMQHAWDRQYNPILRANTTGIMRKPKVKLLSAVEDECLSDCMSHKCSFPHKHDISSLPEQIQAFIRSMHCREYPLLINQPAMCKRNNASFGLNSPMLVMAIKSQVGNFENRQAIRETWGHSGLVKGETYKKGGLVRTVFLLGRQDSTTGPHPDLKNLLELENQKYGDILQWDFRDTFFNLTLKDLLFWNWLQQYCPTATFVFKGDDDVFVRTNALLDYLHKQLEEHNLWSSYPNETNMDLFVGDLITNAMPNREPSTKYYIPETFYKGAYPPYAGGGGVVYSGSLALRLKEVSERVRLFPIDDVYLGMCLHRLGLSPSHHPGFLTFDLPQTDRENPCAYRSVLLVHKRSPKEMLTLWKQLHNLSGQC from the coding sequence ATGCAGGTGTGTTTCTGGGTTGTCTACCTGCAGGCAATGGGAAAATGCTGCAAGTGCAACGGGAGACTGCTGTGCATGTGCTTGCTGCCTTGTATGATGACAGGTCACCTTGTGATTTACATCATGGTGTCCATATTCATCACTATCTCCTACACGCCTCCAAAAATAACCGTCCACTATGTAGCCCCAGGGATTTCTTCCAATACTTCGTCCATGGCCTCCCACCCACTCGGCCCCTTTTGGAACCTCCGTTTAGAGGACAGTGCACTGTGGAACCAGATGCAACATGCTTGGGACCGGCAGTACAATCCAATACTGAGGGCAAACACCACTGGGATAATGAGGAAGCCAAAAGTGAAACTTTTATCGGCAGTCGAGGATGAGTGCCTCTCTGACTGCATGTCACACAAATGTTCCTTCCCTCACAAGCATGACATAAGCAGCTTGCCAGAACAAATTCAGGCATTTATCAGGTCAATGCACTGCAGGGAGTACCCGCTTCTTATCAACCAGCCTGCCATGTGCAAGAGGAACAACGCCAGCTTTGGTTTGAACTCGCCAATGCTCGTCATGGCCATCAAATCTCAAGTGGGGAACTTTGAGAATCGGCAGGCCATCCGGGAAACGTGGGGACACAGCGGCTTGGTGAAGGGGGAAACCTACAAGAAAGGTGGATTAGTGCGTACAGTGTTTCTGCTTGGAAGACAGGACTCGACTACAGGTCCTCATCCAGACCTCAAGAACCTCCTGGAGCTGGAAAACCAGAAGTACGGGGACATCCTACAGTGGGATTTCAGAGACACTTTTTTTAACTTGACTCTGAAGGATCTGTTGTTCTGGAACTGGCTCCAACAATACTGCCCCACTGCTACCTTCGTCTTCAAAGGGGACGACGATGTCTTTGTTCGAACAAACGCTCTCCTGGATTACCTCCATAAACAGTTGGAGGAGCACAACCTGTGGAGTTCTTACCCCAATGAGACGAACATGGATTTGTTTGTCGGGGATCTGATTACGAACGCAATGCCAAACCGCGAGCCGTCCACCAAATACTACATCCCAGAAACTTTCTATAAAGGAGCTTACCCACCGTACGCGGGCGGAGGAGGTGTGGTGTACTCTGGCTCCCTTGCATTACGTTTGAAAGAGGTGTCTGAGAGGGTTCGCCTGTTCCCTATTGATGATGTGTACCTGGGCATGTGCCTGCACAGGCTGGGGCTCTCTCCCAGCCATCACCCGGGCTTCCTAACGTTTGATCtcccacagacagacagagaaaatcCCTGCGCTTACAGATCCGTGCTCCTCGTCCACAAACGGAGTCCCAAGGAGATGTTGACCCTGTGGAAACAACTCCACAATCTGTCTGGACAGTGCTGA
- the LOC115382714 gene encoding N-acetyllactosaminide beta-1,3-N-acetylglucosaminyltransferase 2 isoform X2, whose protein sequence is MGKCCKCNGRLLCMCLLPCMMTGHLVIYIMVSIFITISYTPPKITVHYVAPGISSNTSSMASHPLGPFWNLRLEDSALWNQMQHAWDRQYNPILRANTTGIMRKPKVKLLSAVEDECLSDCMSHKCSFPHKHDISSLPEQIQAFIRSMHCREYPLLINQPAMCKRNNASFGLNSPMLVMAIKSQVGNFENRQAIRETWGHSGLVKGETYKKGGLVRTVFLLGRQDSTTGPHPDLKNLLELENQKYGDILQWDFRDTFFNLTLKDLLFWNWLQQYCPTATFVFKGDDDVFVRTNALLDYLHKQLEEHNLWSSYPNETNMDLFVGDLITNAMPNREPSTKYYIPETFYKGAYPPYAGGGGVVYSGSLALRLKEVSERVRLFPIDDVYLGMCLHRLGLSPSHHPGFLTFDLPQTDRENPCAYRSVLLVHKRSPKEMLTLWKQLHNLSGQC, encoded by the coding sequence ATGGGAAAATGCTGCAAGTGCAACGGGAGACTGCTGTGCATGTGCTTGCTGCCTTGTATGATGACAGGTCACCTTGTGATTTACATCATGGTGTCCATATTCATCACTATCTCCTACACGCCTCCAAAAATAACCGTCCACTATGTAGCCCCAGGGATTTCTTCCAATACTTCGTCCATGGCCTCCCACCCACTCGGCCCCTTTTGGAACCTCCGTTTAGAGGACAGTGCACTGTGGAACCAGATGCAACATGCTTGGGACCGGCAGTACAATCCAATACTGAGGGCAAACACCACTGGGATAATGAGGAAGCCAAAAGTGAAACTTTTATCGGCAGTCGAGGATGAGTGCCTCTCTGACTGCATGTCACACAAATGTTCCTTCCCTCACAAGCATGACATAAGCAGCTTGCCAGAACAAATTCAGGCATTTATCAGGTCAATGCACTGCAGGGAGTACCCGCTTCTTATCAACCAGCCTGCCATGTGCAAGAGGAACAACGCCAGCTTTGGTTTGAACTCGCCAATGCTCGTCATGGCCATCAAATCTCAAGTGGGGAACTTTGAGAATCGGCAGGCCATCCGGGAAACGTGGGGACACAGCGGCTTGGTGAAGGGGGAAACCTACAAGAAAGGTGGATTAGTGCGTACAGTGTTTCTGCTTGGAAGACAGGACTCGACTACAGGTCCTCATCCAGACCTCAAGAACCTCCTGGAGCTGGAAAACCAGAAGTACGGGGACATCCTACAGTGGGATTTCAGAGACACTTTTTTTAACTTGACTCTGAAGGATCTGTTGTTCTGGAACTGGCTCCAACAATACTGCCCCACTGCTACCTTCGTCTTCAAAGGGGACGACGATGTCTTTGTTCGAACAAACGCTCTCCTGGATTACCTCCATAAACAGTTGGAGGAGCACAACCTGTGGAGTTCTTACCCCAATGAGACGAACATGGATTTGTTTGTCGGGGATCTGATTACGAACGCAATGCCAAACCGCGAGCCGTCCACCAAATACTACATCCCAGAAACTTTCTATAAAGGAGCTTACCCACCGTACGCGGGCGGAGGAGGTGTGGTGTACTCTGGCTCCCTTGCATTACGTTTGAAAGAGGTGTCTGAGAGGGTTCGCCTGTTCCCTATTGATGATGTGTACCTGGGCATGTGCCTGCACAGGCTGGGGCTCTCTCCCAGCCATCACCCGGGCTTCCTAACGTTTGATCtcccacagacagacagagaaaatcCCTGCGCTTACAGATCCGTGCTCCTCGTCCACAAACGGAGTCCCAAGGAGATGTTGACCCTGTGGAAACAACTCCACAATCTGTCTGGACAGTGCTGA
- the smad2 gene encoding mothers against decapentaplegic homolog 2 isoform X2: MSSILPFTPPVVKRLLGWKKTPAGTGGAGGGIGGVGEQNGGGQEEKWCEKAVKSLVKKLKKTGQLDELEKAISTQNSNTKCVTIPSNCSDLWGLGSGHTIEQWDSAGMYGYPDHGRSLDGRLQVSHRKGLPHVIYCRLWRWPDLHSHHELRAIDTCQFAFNLKKDEVCVNPYHYQRVETPVLPPVLVPRHTEILTELPPLDDFTNSIPENTNFPAGIDPPNNYIPDTPPPGYMSEDGETSDQQMNQSSPAEMSPSTLSPVSHGLDLQPVTYSEPAFWCSIAYYELNQRVGETFHASQPSLTVDGFTDPSNSERFCLGLLSNVNRNATVEMTRRHIGRGVRLYYIGGEVFAECLSDSAIFVQSPNCNQRYGWHPATVCKIPPGCNLKIFNNQEFAALLAQSVNQGFEAVYQLTRMCTIRMSFVKGWGAEYRRQTVTSTPCWIELHLNGPLQWLDKVLTQMGSPSVRCSSMS; the protein is encoded by the exons ATGTCCTCCATTCTTCCCTTCACTCCCCCCGTGGTGAAGCGTCTCCTGGGGTGGAAGAAGACTCCGGCTGGgaccggaggagcaggaggtggaaTCGGAGGAGTTGGCGAGCAGAATGGAGGAGGCCAGGAGGAGAAATGGTGCGAGAAGGCCGTGAAAAGCCTGgtgaagaaactgaagaagacggGACAGCTGGATGAGCTGGAGAAGGCCATcagcacacaaaacagcaacacaaaatgTGTCACCATACCCAG caATTGCTCAGACCTTTGGGGTCTGGGCTCAGGCCACACGATAGAGCAGTGGGACTCTGCAGGCATGTATGGATACCCTGACCACGGCAG gtctctggatgGCCGCCTGCAGGTTTCCCATCGCAAGGGCCTGCCCCACGTCATCTACTGCCGCCTGTGGAGGTGGCCCGACCTTCACAGCCACCACGAGCTGAGGGCCATCGACACCTGCCAGTTTGCGTTCAACCTCAAGAAGGATGAAGTGTGCGTCAATCCCTACCATTACCAGCGAGTGGAGACGCCAG TGCTGCCACCGGTGCTGGTGCCACGCCACACCGAGATCCTGACAGAGCTCCCACCTCTGGACGACTTCACCAACTCCATCCCTGAAAACACCAACTTCCCCGCCGGCATCGACCCTCCCAATAACTATATACCAG ACACTCCTCCTCCCGGCTACATGAGTGAAGATGGAGAGACGAGCGACCAGCAGATGAATCAAA GCTCACCAGCAGAAATGTCACCAAGCACCTTGTCTCCTGTCAGTCATGGTCTGG ACCTCCAGCCAGTCACCTACAGCGAACCAGCTTTCTGGTGCTCTATAGCCTACTACGAGCTCAACCAGCGGGTGGGAGAGACCTTCCACGCCTCCCAGCCGTCTCTGACCGTCGACGGCTTCACCGACCCCTCCAACTCCGAGCGCTTCTGCTTAGGGCTCCTCAGCAACGTGAACAGAAACGCAACAGTGGAAATGACCAGGAGACATATAG GTCGCGGCGTGAGGCTGTATTACATCGGAGGGGAGGTGTTCGCCGAGTGCCTGAGCGACAGTGCCATTTTCGTCCAGAGCCCCAACTGCAACCAGCGATACGGCTGGCACCCCGCCACCGTCTGCAAGATCCCCCCAG GCTGCAATCTGAAGATTTTCAACAACCAGGAGTTTGCTGCACTGCTGGCCCAGTCGGTCAATCAGGGCTTCGAGGCGGTCTACCAGCTGACCAGGATGTGCACCATCCGAATGAGCTTCGTCAAGGGCTGGGGCGCAGAGTACAG ACGTCAGACGGTCACCAGCACACCTTGTTGGATTGAGCTGCATCTCAACGGCCCCCTCCAGTGGTTGGACAAGGTGTTGACCCAGATGGGCTCCCCCTCGGTGCGCTGCTCCAGTATGTCCTAA
- the smad2 gene encoding mothers against decapentaplegic homolog 2 isoform X1, protein MSSILPFTPPVVKRLLGWKKTPAGTGGAGGGIGGVGEQNGGGQEEKWCEKAVKSLVKKLKKTGQLDELEKAISTQNSNTKCVTIPSNCSDLWGLGSGHTIEQWDSAGMYGYPDHGRSLDGRLQVSHRKGLPHVIYCRLWRWPDLHSHHELRAIDTCQFAFNLKKDEVCVNPYHYQRVETPVLPPVLVPRHTEILTELPPLDDFTNSIPENTNFPAGIDPPNNYIPDTPPPGYMSEDGETSDQQMNQSMESGSPAEMSPSTLSPVSHGLDLQPVTYSEPAFWCSIAYYELNQRVGETFHASQPSLTVDGFTDPSNSERFCLGLLSNVNRNATVEMTRRHIGRGVRLYYIGGEVFAECLSDSAIFVQSPNCNQRYGWHPATVCKIPPGCNLKIFNNQEFAALLAQSVNQGFEAVYQLTRMCTIRMSFVKGWGAEYRRQTVTSTPCWIELHLNGPLQWLDKVLTQMGSPSVRCSSMS, encoded by the exons ATGTCCTCCATTCTTCCCTTCACTCCCCCCGTGGTGAAGCGTCTCCTGGGGTGGAAGAAGACTCCGGCTGGgaccggaggagcaggaggtggaaTCGGAGGAGTTGGCGAGCAGAATGGAGGAGGCCAGGAGGAGAAATGGTGCGAGAAGGCCGTGAAAAGCCTGgtgaagaaactgaagaagacggGACAGCTGGATGAGCTGGAGAAGGCCATcagcacacaaaacagcaacacaaaatgTGTCACCATACCCAG caATTGCTCAGACCTTTGGGGTCTGGGCTCAGGCCACACGATAGAGCAGTGGGACTCTGCAGGCATGTATGGATACCCTGACCACGGCAG gtctctggatgGCCGCCTGCAGGTTTCCCATCGCAAGGGCCTGCCCCACGTCATCTACTGCCGCCTGTGGAGGTGGCCCGACCTTCACAGCCACCACGAGCTGAGGGCCATCGACACCTGCCAGTTTGCGTTCAACCTCAAGAAGGATGAAGTGTGCGTCAATCCCTACCATTACCAGCGAGTGGAGACGCCAG TGCTGCCACCGGTGCTGGTGCCACGCCACACCGAGATCCTGACAGAGCTCCCACCTCTGGACGACTTCACCAACTCCATCCCTGAAAACACCAACTTCCCCGCCGGCATCGACCCTCCCAATAACTATATACCAG ACACTCCTCCTCCCGGCTACATGAGTGAAGATGGAGAGACGAGCGACCAGCAGATGAATCAAAGTATGGAATCAG GCTCACCAGCAGAAATGTCACCAAGCACCTTGTCTCCTGTCAGTCATGGTCTGG ACCTCCAGCCAGTCACCTACAGCGAACCAGCTTTCTGGTGCTCTATAGCCTACTACGAGCTCAACCAGCGGGTGGGAGAGACCTTCCACGCCTCCCAGCCGTCTCTGACCGTCGACGGCTTCACCGACCCCTCCAACTCCGAGCGCTTCTGCTTAGGGCTCCTCAGCAACGTGAACAGAAACGCAACAGTGGAAATGACCAGGAGACATATAG GTCGCGGCGTGAGGCTGTATTACATCGGAGGGGAGGTGTTCGCCGAGTGCCTGAGCGACAGTGCCATTTTCGTCCAGAGCCCCAACTGCAACCAGCGATACGGCTGGCACCCCGCCACCGTCTGCAAGATCCCCCCAG GCTGCAATCTGAAGATTTTCAACAACCAGGAGTTTGCTGCACTGCTGGCCCAGTCGGTCAATCAGGGCTTCGAGGCGGTCTACCAGCTGACCAGGATGTGCACCATCCGAATGAGCTTCGTCAAGGGCTGGGGCGCAGAGTACAG ACGTCAGACGGTCACCAGCACACCTTGTTGGATTGAGCTGCATCTCAACGGCCCCCTCCAGTGGTTGGACAAGGTGTTGACCCAGATGGGCTCCCCCTCGGTGCGCTGCTCCAGTATGTCCTAA
- the smad2 gene encoding mothers against decapentaplegic homolog 2 isoform X3: protein MSSILPFTPPVVKRLLGWKKTPAGTGGAGGGIGGVGEQNGGGQEEKWCEKAVKSLVKKLKKTGQLDELEKAISTQNSNTKCVTIPRSLDGRLQVSHRKGLPHVIYCRLWRWPDLHSHHELRAIDTCQFAFNLKKDEVCVNPYHYQRVETPVLPPVLVPRHTEILTELPPLDDFTNSIPENTNFPAGIDPPNNYIPDTPPPGYMSEDGETSDQQMNQSMESGSPAEMSPSTLSPVSHGLDLQPVTYSEPAFWCSIAYYELNQRVGETFHASQPSLTVDGFTDPSNSERFCLGLLSNVNRNATVEMTRRHIGRGVRLYYIGGEVFAECLSDSAIFVQSPNCNQRYGWHPATVCKIPPGCNLKIFNNQEFAALLAQSVNQGFEAVYQLTRMCTIRMSFVKGWGAEYRRQTVTSTPCWIELHLNGPLQWLDKVLTQMGSPSVRCSSMS from the exons ATGTCCTCCATTCTTCCCTTCACTCCCCCCGTGGTGAAGCGTCTCCTGGGGTGGAAGAAGACTCCGGCTGGgaccggaggagcaggaggtggaaTCGGAGGAGTTGGCGAGCAGAATGGAGGAGGCCAGGAGGAGAAATGGTGCGAGAAGGCCGTGAAAAGCCTGgtgaagaaactgaagaagacggGACAGCTGGATGAGCTGGAGAAGGCCATcagcacacaaaacagcaacacaaaatgTGTCACCATACCCAG gtctctggatgGCCGCCTGCAGGTTTCCCATCGCAAGGGCCTGCCCCACGTCATCTACTGCCGCCTGTGGAGGTGGCCCGACCTTCACAGCCACCACGAGCTGAGGGCCATCGACACCTGCCAGTTTGCGTTCAACCTCAAGAAGGATGAAGTGTGCGTCAATCCCTACCATTACCAGCGAGTGGAGACGCCAG TGCTGCCACCGGTGCTGGTGCCACGCCACACCGAGATCCTGACAGAGCTCCCACCTCTGGACGACTTCACCAACTCCATCCCTGAAAACACCAACTTCCCCGCCGGCATCGACCCTCCCAATAACTATATACCAG ACACTCCTCCTCCCGGCTACATGAGTGAAGATGGAGAGACGAGCGACCAGCAGATGAATCAAAGTATGGAATCAG GCTCACCAGCAGAAATGTCACCAAGCACCTTGTCTCCTGTCAGTCATGGTCTGG ACCTCCAGCCAGTCACCTACAGCGAACCAGCTTTCTGGTGCTCTATAGCCTACTACGAGCTCAACCAGCGGGTGGGAGAGACCTTCCACGCCTCCCAGCCGTCTCTGACCGTCGACGGCTTCACCGACCCCTCCAACTCCGAGCGCTTCTGCTTAGGGCTCCTCAGCAACGTGAACAGAAACGCAACAGTGGAAATGACCAGGAGACATATAG GTCGCGGCGTGAGGCTGTATTACATCGGAGGGGAGGTGTTCGCCGAGTGCCTGAGCGACAGTGCCATTTTCGTCCAGAGCCCCAACTGCAACCAGCGATACGGCTGGCACCCCGCCACCGTCTGCAAGATCCCCCCAG GCTGCAATCTGAAGATTTTCAACAACCAGGAGTTTGCTGCACTGCTGGCCCAGTCGGTCAATCAGGGCTTCGAGGCGGTCTACCAGCTGACCAGGATGTGCACCATCCGAATGAGCTTCGTCAAGGGCTGGGGCGCAGAGTACAG ACGTCAGACGGTCACCAGCACACCTTGTTGGATTGAGCTGCATCTCAACGGCCCCCTCCAGTGGTTGGACAAGGTGTTGACCCAGATGGGCTCCCCCTCGGTGCGCTGCTCCAGTATGTCCTAA